TATTTTATAGAACTAGCCCAATAATATGGCCATAGCCACTTTTATGCATACCATAAAATGCAGTGCAACTGTAGAAAATGGTGCATGCTTTCAGTGTTTCAACATCCTGTACGGCCACCACGTCGACAGCGACCGCGACGGGTGGACACCCTCACCACGATGTCGCAGTGCGTCCGCAGCTTCGAACAGGGCGACGAGATGCTCCAGGTTGGTATATCCTTTGGTGTCATTTTACATGAACGACAAATATTCTTTATGGTCTGTTATCATTAGTGAATCATGAAtctgaaaaacaaacaaacttggGATGTAAACAAGAAATATGCGTTGTATTCAGGGTTCGGTATCGTATCTTGCCGACTATCAACCGCCGGGAAAAGGTTGGTTAGCCCTTAAAAGGGCCATTTGGTGGTAAGAGATGCATTTGAGTAGACGACGGAAGAGTAGTTCCAACAGGGCTTTGTCCAAACGAAGAGGGCATAGCTTGTACACGAGGCTTGACACTGCCAAAGGATACTATCAGGCCAGTCGCTCTTCAACAGAGAGGGaattgttgtgcacgttgcaCTTCTTGACAACAGCAGTTTCCAGCCATGAGCTGGTTGCGAGTAATCAACTCATGCGAACAGTTCCACCACGATTATTCATTTCAGGTGCTGCGGAGGATTGAAGAATTTACTACCCGCCTCGCTGTCGCGGCAGAGAGGACGGCAGCGGCTCAGGAGGGCATCCTGGAGCAGGTGTGCTCTACGGCACGAGACATAGGTTCGCACCTGGATCAAGAAAGAAATTGTTTATTTTCACCTTTTCAATGTCACTTTAGTCATTTATTGTGTTCTGTTTTGTGAGttcagtttattttatttattgagttTTACTAGTTCACTATCATTTGATGCATTAATTATTGCTTCACTTTGAATTTTAGGGTTTAACTTTCATTGTTGCCTTGTATGAGTAATACATGAGCATTTTTTGGACGAAAGGCGTAATGCGTGCACCCATTTTTGTTCTTTAGTATTTGCCTCTATTTATGCTTATCCAGCTGCAACGCCAACGTGCTTTTTATTTACGCATTTCGAAGGTGCCTAGTCATTCACACTGGAATCATTACAAATAGTTGATTGCTGTGTAGGGGTTTTGTACTGTGATATTTACATTGCGTCGCTATATGTTGTAGcttactgcactcattatgaagCGTTACCGCATAGTGTTTGTACTGATATTTCATTTCGGCACAATGAGGCTACGGTGCAACAACTGCAATGTGGTCTTTTTATCAGAGCACCAAACTAGTCACTCTTCAAGTTGCATAGTTTTACAAATGAAAATGGCCATCATTGCACCACGCCGGTGATTGGTTTCCTCTAGTCTTCGTTCCAAGCGAGTATTTGCAAGAATAAGTTTCATGTGTGACACGTTGTGGGTGCTGTGAGATTGTAGAGCCAATTCATGTTGTATGTAATTTGTTTAatcacagctggcaagtgcactcaccTTTTTACAAATATGATTCACCTGTTTAGCATCGCACTACAATTGCCGTCGAGAAATGAATGCTTCTAGTCAGTGACTCCATAACACTGAGAAGGGAACTGTCAGGCATACTTTCTTGCAAGGTCACGTAAATGTAAGTGCAAGTTTTATGTGCCGTGATGAAAACGAATTGTGTGATGCTGATGTTGCATTGTTCTCacatgctttgctacgtgtagCTTGTTGTACTGCAAGGGTCGTGTTGTACTTGTCATCATAGCGTGTGATAAAGTTGACCTTTGTAGTTTTTGTGTTTTTACGTTAATTTACGTCTACCCATTTGAACATGATGTGACGAGTAATGTTGTCCCAACACTCagcgttccatttttttttgtgtttgaatCCGCATTCATTACTCTTTACTTGCTTGCCTCGTCTGTGTATTCATGCTTGCAGGAAAATTTTGATACACCTAGCACAAGGGGtcactgcagagcgggggagctacctacgctcgcgtgctctttttattaaagtttattctctctctctctctctctctctctcactagcAAGCATATTGCCTCGTTCCTACCAATGTACACCGAGCGTCCGAATGCGCAGGATGCGGCGGTTGCGATCATTGTAGTGTTTTATGAAAATTGTGCAAACCTTTCTCTGATGGTGACCATGAGCACAGAGTGCCGATCATATGTACTGCTTCCATCAAGTCTGTCATGACTATGATGGGTCAAGGGATGCTTCTATTTCGTGTGATATTTAAAGAAAAAGCTGCACTTTCACGTTAATGCCATGTTTCATGTTGCACTAGGAAAGAAGTAATTTGTGCCTATTCCTCATTACTGTAACCCCGAACTATTACAAAACACGTGTTCGGTGTATTGACATGAGTAGAAAGTAACTACTGCATATACATGTACATCAAGTGGCACATCATAGGACGCACACAACACATACAAGCTGTTGTAGCATCGTATTTCAAATTTTTCACGTggaaagaagcattttttgatgtgCATATTGCACAAAACAATGCTAGCTCGGGAGCAGCAGCAAATGcagttttagatgcgagagcatcttatgctcggggcagtgtccgttcttcggcgtccgcacccatactgcgcatgcgcaattctccctcattctcctctcctacgcaggtgtgcgctctcctcccctctccgccacaggtatggcgcagcaaatcattgcatatctctctctctccctctctctctgagggtacgccggtaggcggcgcagtataaagcgcgcgttcgctgtgcttttGTCATTCtttctctgtgcaacgatgtgcgaaacgccatgaacaacgtcggCGCCGCGGAGcggaggaaggctcgggaagccgaacgtaaacgtcagcgttatcaagctgaccccgggctcggaaagtcgaagcgcaacggcagcgtcgagcggcagctcccgatcccgaagcgacgaggcaacgcgaatCTGCTGCCAGAaaagcaacacgttcgaggccattacaacgcccaggcttcgacggtgctgacgcgcggttcaagcgcgacttcctcgatcggaacttcgggcacagctgcaacgtgtgcgaccagctttttttttttttttggttcaaactcgaccctctgcagcaagacccttTGACGCtgcacttcaccgaccacaaagccatcgtcttcaagataccgcgcgcaccgacgataggaatcacgtacgatctctaaagacgcaacaaccccgtacaaacgtctcctctcaatacattctctcactctaactttcattgggttgtgttgccaagttaaacgaaacggaaactcgatgcgcaccccccgcggtgctttcgcatcccaccatggttgcccgtagggtgagctGTGATTTTTTCACAGATAAAGGGGCATGACGCATTGCCTGAAGACGGCTTCACGAGTACTACTGTTAATAAGTGACAGCTTGAAGACTTGCACAGTGGAGAGGGTACAATTGTTTCCGAGTCCGCGGCTGTGGTATTCCGTTTTAAAGGAGTCTTTGTAGAACTTtgtttaaattatcataatctgTCGGATGTGTGGATTTGGAACATTGACCATCCATATGGAGGTGCACTTGATGTGTATACAAATTCTTTAATGTATTTTCCACTGCACAAACACAGCCCTGTGATAGCCTAGGGGCACTGCAATTTGTATAAAAAAGTACAGTACAGCAACATAATTGCGTCGTTAAGCATAAACTCTGAAAAACCAGGTGCATTTCTCAGTACGTCGGCGAAATCAGACAGCTAATATACATGGAAATTAGATGTCATGCAGTGATTCTTACAAGCATGACTGTGTTAACAGTAAGTCAAATTTCAAGTTTTCTTTACGCAGAACTACAGGTGTCCATGTCTGGTTCCATGGCGTCTGAGGAAATCCCTGGTTCGTCGCCATCTGTTACTTCTGTTCCTCGTCTGCAATGACAGTGGAAAAACAGCTCTTTAATGTGACATTTGACATTGCTACATGCAGATGCTATTACCAGTAGTCAGGTGGCGGCCAGTCATTCATGCCTACTCGCTTCACATTACGCTCATCGTGGTGCACATGCTGTAGCAAAATAAGCTGTGTATTTCCACTCATCTCTTGAAAAACATTCTCAATGTTTTCTCTTGTACTGCTCTTTCAGTTGCTCTAAATGCCGTTTTATTTTGTACTAATATTTGAATTTTACTTGGTTATCACAGGCCATTCTCGCGTTGGTTTCGTTTTTCATTCTTCATGTTAATGTTAATTTTATGCCTTTTTTGAGTCTACTTTGTATTCCTTTTATGTATTTGCCTTGTACGGCGTCTATTGTACCGTTGCTCTGGTTTATTATTTCGGTACTGTAGTATATTGATACGTCCCCGTCACCCATGCCATTCGGGGCCTTGCGgtattaaaaataaagaaaaagaaatgtcacatCTACCAGCATGCAAGCTATGTTGTGAATTAGCACTTTTTGCCCTCATTGCCTTGAAAGTACAATTTCGTACAGTTGTCAAGGTTTCACTCACAGATACAGGTTCATGTTACGGTAAAGCATTGTATAGCAGAAACTACATTGTTTACCCGTATCCTAAATGTAAACTGAAATTTATGTTACCTTGATTGTCATCCATGCTGCACAGCACTCTGAAAGAAGTTTACCGTTGCAGACCTGATTATTGTGGCATGAGCCAGCCTATTAAGTTTATAGGTCGTGTACACCTTAATGCCATGACATGCAGGTGTTCAAGGGCTAGCGTATTTTCCGAACAATAAGTATTTTTTGTAAGGTTTCGTCCGAGCGTGTTATACTGTGATGCGACTTATACAGCATAAAACCATGCACGATAACGCAACCAATATAGGCGTTTTCTTCCTGAGCACTCTATGCCGCAGAAGCAGCGCCAGGGAGGTGCCTTACAACGCCTTGTAAAAGTTATTCATACATCCACGATGGTGACCTGAGCAATGCTGCCGGCTGAAGTAGCTCTGACTAGTATAGCTACGACAGAGAAAGATGCCTTTGATGGCTTCAACCAAAGTCCAATGAGCGTTCGTACTGCATGCTATGGGGAGTGTTGGCTGAACTTTCTTTGCTGCTAGAATAGCAGCTCTTAAAAATTTCTAGAGAAATTTTGTGAACTTAAGTATAGCATTTCTAGATTAGCGGACAAGCGTGCGTACCTAATCATGTTTCATCATACCAACCAAATTAAAGTAGTCTTACTCCGGTGTGACTTGTCGATTTAATTTTTTCTTTGAAAATCGCAAAAAGTGTATCTTCCGACTATACACAGGTGCAACCTTTAGTTAGGAACATATGGCAATGCTGTGTTTGCGATAACTAAAGATCAAACATTGAGGCCACAGAGATGTTCTGATTGTCCATTGCCTGCCTGAGCAAACAGCGTGTGAACATGGAGCTGCCAGCTGTACATGCTGAGCATGCACGTCTCATGTGAAACTTTCGTGTGCCTGTGTGTTTTTGCAGGCATGAAAATAAACTGTTCCATTGCCAAAATAAACTTACCACAGGTTCCGATGCCACCTCCGTCAACTCTAGCAGGGCTTCGAAGTGGGGCCCTTTGATGGTGGGGACATCAGGCGTCCCTGCTTCTCACGCACGTCTTTCTGCTTTCGCTTAAAAATGTCTCTtaggtttttaatttttttctctgcAAGGGTTACTGCCAAATAAATAAGCAATTGTACATGGACAGCAACATATCGCACGAAATACAGTATGCTATAAAAAAAAGCCTcttctctccttttctttctaGTGTGTTAGCTGCAATATTTCTCATTTTTTCACAACGCTTATGTAAATCACAGAAAACGTTCAAATATGCCTAGCTGTGCAGCCTCGCAAATTGTAACAGCGTGCGAAACGCCATTGCAAACCGCACTTTGCCGCGCTGTTTCCTTCACTAATGAACACAGCTTGAACGACGGAGCCTCGCGGATAACACCAAGTTCCTGACACCTCATGCGCGCTGATAAATTTTGTACGTAATTTTTGTGCCGCTAATTTCCATGCGAAAAAACCGGGAGGTGCTGCATCACAGATGACGCACTAGACGTGCAAGTAACAGCGGATATTTGTAAAGATGTTGCTAACAGATATAAGCACGATAAAGCTGGCAGGAAGGCCGTGCGTACCCGAAATAAAGAGGAAGGGATCGTACAGTCAAGCATTGGGCCGCGATGTTGTAGCGTTGCTTTTTCCGATGTGAGACTTCGCCCGGTGAACAACGTCCATCTCTGACCATACACGGACGCTTCAAAAGCGGGAAGACATTAGCATTGAAAAATGCGTCACAACGCGCCTCTTCCACATTCCACATATAGTAACAAACACGAAAGTATATAGGACTTTTTCCAATCTCCCTCCATGCGAGGTCCTTCTTAATTGCTACGGTCTTTGAACAATGAATGCAACTTATTGTAGAGGCAGGGGCACTGTTTTACGGCATGTATGAGCAGCTCCGCCGAATACTCAACAGCTGCTATGGTAGCGTGCGCTTTGTATTTGCCGCGACGCAGGAGGACGCCGGATGGTGACACAAGATCACATCTGGTGCGCCGTTGATTGGTTTATCAgtgttgcgaccacggtcgcgcgactgaaaaatggAGGACTGAGCGACTGGGCCAAAACAGACGCTTTTCGAGACTGTTTCGagaaatggtcgcttttcgagaaaagcgaccatttgcaaaCAACTCGGTCGCGCGACCGCTGTCAGTCGCTGGTGTGATTGAGcctttaccgtaatggcgccaagacgaccgcagccgctgagcagcgCTAGGATTTCTTAACGCAGAATTGCAGGTCTCCATGTCTGCTTCCATGTCTGGCGTAGTACTGAAGAATGATGTCCTCCTAGAGACCAgaacgcatcattcagataactttgaggagattctacgtaaacttttttttaaagcatgaaGTGCTTTAAGCACGAGTTGTCGGCCATCTTCAAGTCACTTTGACCCAAAAGCCAGTGCCGTTATCTTGGCACGCAAACGAATATCCGGGAATCGTAGCGAAATTGAAacgatcatccgggcaaccagtcaaaagtttagaaaatgcggtctctgccCCCAAACCTTTGTACAGGACTGCATTACATACGCTTAGTGCCCCAAAAAGTTACAAATAATATGGCTTTCGAGTTCTTCCTAaagtttgttcacaatatcactcaagctgtaacttctagtacgctgtagtTTTGTCTATTTCCAATAGCGACGCAGAGCCAAAAGATGACACTTAATTGGCTCTgcgacagggttgcctgtgctcttacGAACGCAAGCGGTCCGTTAGTTCCGCGACGCGGGTTTTGCGTCGCCTCGTGAGATGGCACTACGCTGCGTAGCGCCTCCTTCTGGCTGGGCAGTGCGCTCCGTCACCttggcgtctttcgctgcctgtcgtgtCGCCTTCAGCCGGTTTGCTTCTAGCTGGGCACCGTCCATATGAACTAGGGCACAGTATGGCGTGCTTCGGTGTGGTGTGGTGGCGTGGgttgtgccgttgcgaacatgcactacacgaATTTTAAGATTGGCGAGTCTCCAACTAATCTgatttgccggtagccatttcatgcttacgtcTACTCTCTATTATGGGAGAGCCAGTTTTAAAACCTCTGCTAAAGTTATTACCATAAGCTATTTCCCACAGCTTTTGGTGCATAAGGCATCGGTCTTTCAATCAATTTGCATGGCAGACCACAGGCTGTAGCCTATTGCTGCTGTTATGCAATTTAATTTTCAGAGCCTTGTTAAATTTTCTTCCCTCGCGAGTGTTCCGAGGCGTCAGAGCACGGCACAAACCACATGCCTGTGCCTCTCGGTAGTTGGTCGCACGTTTTGTTTTTCTAAATTGCGATAGACTTGCCCTGAAGGCATAATtattgatgtgtatatgtgtagtatgtgtgctgtgaggcctgtgttgtgtatgaattgaatgAGTGTTTTGTAGAATCTGTTAATGTATCCAGCGGTCGTAGCTGGTTGTGACACTGTGcagaggccggcttgcagtaggagacgcgagcgttccgattgtaagtgtggacatgtccatattaggtggtaCGCATCTGTCTCCATCACTGGGACGGatcagtatggacacgtagcacccagagGTAACTGCTACCAGTTCCACGTTGAGATCAAAGCCAGTGTAAGGGCCACCCTGGCctgaagcctcctaagcacaactgcCTCTGCCCTACGAAGGTGAAGAGGGAGGGAGCAGACACGGTGGGATAAGAGCGCGCCTGTCCTACCgtagaaaatttttacgggctcggagtgAGTTAAGGGGTGTCATTGAAtgcagtgtaccttgacgcaagtagctgtttcACTATTCATAGTGTGTCTCGCAGATTTGCATCGCCTTGTAAACCTTGAGTTCCtcaatagccgctaaagaatcagtgaagatatctagttgtttgattgTAGGAGCTTAGGTGTGGCATCTTCTACAGCGTCCTGGATGGCTTGAAGgcccattactagagcgctggcttccgcagataacgctggtgaccgctgatgaaattatgcgtataattgaggaatgatgtcctcccgccgtctggtaGGATAGCAGCGTCGGTAAAGACTTTGCAGCTGTTGGCGCATGATGCATCGATGCGCTTAACAATTACTTCTGCTCGGTGTTCACTCACATTTTACGACGCTTGAAGAAGTACCACCCATTGATGACATCACTATCAGTGAGGAGGGAATACTATAAGTTTTGCTTAAACTAGACGTCAAAAAGTCATTTGGGATAGACGGAATCCCTAACGCTTTCCTACACCGATATGCTGAGTGGTGCGCAAAATTCTTATGCTTAATATTTAGGAAATCACTGTCACACGCCGAAATTCCCAGTGATTGGAAATGCGCCAGAATAACCACAATACCCAAAAAGGTGATCCATCCATTGTTACCTCTTATaggccaatttctcttctcttcaCTTGTGCCAAAGTATTGGAACACATTATTTTCAAACACACTTCCAACTTTATTGAAGATAACAAAATAATGGATAGTCGCCTAGCATGGTTTCCGACGAGGAGTGTCTACGAAAACGCAACTACTAGAGAGCATTCACAACTTTGCCGCAGCGTTGGATAAATCTGGTCAGGTTGACATCATATTCCTTGACTTCgagaaagcttttgaccgtgtcTCGCATCCTGAAGTTCTTTTGAAACTAAGACAACTACTTAAGAACGATTCCCTCATTGCATGGATCGCAGCCTACTTGTCTTTAAGGCAGCAATCTGTGTCCACAGACGATGCCAGTTCAGATTCTGCCTCCGTTCATTCAGGTATCCCCCAAGGTTCTGTTCTTGGACCGTTATTCTTTTTGATCTTCATAAACGACATTGCTCAAGACATACCGGTAAAAATCCGTTTATTTTCAGACGATTGCATCCTATACAACGAAATCCACAGTACTAACGACCAGGTTTCTCTTAACAAAGCCTTATCCAAGATTACAAATTAGTGCACTTTGTGGCAGATGCAAATAAACCACAGCAAAACGGTAGCAATGGCACTTACACGTAAGATGAATCCACTCACTTTCACTTATAGTATCAGCGGTACAAATCTGTCTGGAGTTTCAAGTTACAAATACCTAGGGGTGGTTCTGATCTTCTGATCACCATCTGATCTTCTTTGGAATGATCACGTCACCTACATACACCAGAAAGCCATGATACAACTAGGTTACTTACGGCGAACACTTCCCAAAGCTTCGAGCGATGTAAAACTTTTGGCCTATAAAACGTATATAAGGCCAACACTCGAATACTCTGCGACAGTATGGGATCCGCACACATATACAAATATAAGGAAACTAGAAAAATATTCAGCGAAAGGCAGCAAGGTTTCTTTTTAATTCGTACAGGAGCAAAACATCGCCAACTGCTCTGTTAATTTCTGCAAATCTGGAATCCCTACAAACAAGACGCTATCGCAAAAGGCTAAAGACATTCTACATGATATACCATGATAACCTTGGAATCGACAAACGCACGTATTTGAAACCTCTTACACTGCGTCCCACTCGTTCTTTCCACTCAAATAAAGTTAGCGAAATTTCTTGCAAAActtcgtgactccgtccatgctctggaaggtatATGACACttttgaaggacctttttggactttgttggtagccatgaggatgctgaagttgcctttaccgttgtacctccttcttctatgtcatcatcacccctcatccagcctttatgtccccgttcccccctccccctctgcagagtagcaggctagagcatgctagctcaggccgacctctctgccttccttcaaataaattatctctcgaTATCTCTCTCTTGCAAAACTAACACTTGCATGAATTCTTTCTTCCCCCGTACCATCCGCGATTGGAATCGTTTGCCCAGAAAAGTAATCGAGAGTTCTTCTGTTGCCGCCTTCACTGCCGCACTTGAAAATGTGAAATGATAGTGTTTTATTGTCAATCGCCTAGCAACGTTCCATGAAAGCGTCGCACTTATCTCTTGCTGTTCTTTGTTTGATGGTTTTCCAGTTATGTTTTCTTGATACTACGCACCACGTTGACATGTCGAACGCATGTAACCAAATACTTTTTTGTTCATGTTGCCAAGTGTTGAGCAACGCTCTGTCTAATGCGTCCCCACACGTGTTCACATGTGAACTATGCCATCTGAAATGTTATTATTGTATTCAGTGCCGTACTTGACACACCAAAAGCATTTCCCCAGTTCCGTTTGCTTGTATGTGCGCTCTTTTGTTGTTCGGGTACATTTGTACCGAAAACTGTAAGCCACTCCTTGCTTAAGGCCTGGAATTCAGGCTAGCAGTActcaataaataataataaaaaaaatgcccTGTGTGCGATGGATGTTGCCTGCAGTTTTGTATTGTTCCCTTTTTTTTAATCCTACTGGTATCCCTAACAGTTCTCTGTTCCCCTTATGCAATGAAGGACGTTAGCGTTAGTCTCCTCGCTTTCTACCCGGGCAGAGAAGCTAGAAAAAGCCAAAATGCACAGTGTACATCGCACCTTCCGCTCCATCGAACGTGCTGTTACACGCACACCTTCTAGGTCCTCCACCATTTCCTCTCGGAACAACCGCAAAGTTTCTTTCTAGTGACGAAAATGCTGTCAAGTGGTCATCCAACATGTCAAACGCTGTGGGTCCCGTGAAGTGTATTCACGCATGAGAAGTTGATAAATTTCAACAAAGTGCCATCACCTGTGAATATAAGTCAATAGCTGGAATGTTACACACTAATATTTTTAGTGCAAGTTAGCACTGCAAATGTAATAGTGACATTACATGTAAGTAAAAGCATTAAAcaaaactgcagctttctttgtCAACATTCATTCAACTTACGGCCTCTTTTTTAAGTAATACATGTTTATGCACACATCACGTTCAATAGTCTCTACATTACTATTGTACTGATGATTTTCAGTTTAGAAACATGCGCCATATCACGGGCACACCCAGTATATCAGAGACATGTTGCAAAAAATATCGCATCACCTTGTGAATTATGCGGCCGGGCTATCAACGTTGTAGCGCctagggtcgcgttattgtgcgaattttcttcacttttttatttacttgtttcttctatcaccttttattccctttccccagtgcagggtagccagccggtgtttacactggctaacctccttctctttccttccctttctctctctattttctgCGTGTGCTCTCTAAAGCATATAGGTTGTTTAACAGCAGCAGCTGCCATGTGCCAGGATATGGCGTCTGGCTCGCTAAAATTCTTTTTGGTCGCAGTCTTTACATGCGTGAATGTTAACATAGTGTCACTTGCGGAGCGAGGAAGCTCCCTATAACCCACGCTGCCTGTAATATCAGTTATGTCAAACGAAGCTGACTGTTGAACAGGTATGATGCGCCCTGTTTTCATGATATCGCGTATTGGCCCTTCAATGACTAATAAAAAAATAGGATGCTTTTTTCGCAAGGTCAGGCACCTGAAGCCGAGTTTTGCATTCGTCACATGTAACGTGTGCGACCTGTTCCAGAGGGGCAAGGTACGATGAACAGCTGTTGCAATAAAGTGCCTGGCTTTCTTTGTAGCAACACCGTTAAAATGTTGGAACAAAGTATACTTTGATGTTGGCAGCAGCGTTCCTTCGGCAACGTGCGCATGGAGGAGCATCAGTAGGCTTTCAGTTGCTCCTCCTGAAGCGTTGCGGCGAATGTTGTGCCCCATAAGGAGAAGGCTTTCAGCTACTGTGACCTTTGAGCGCGGGTAGAATGACTGGACCTGTCACAGGGGCAGAAAAAGATTCATGTTAAAAACAGTCTCAATCTGCCTCACTTACACATTGCTTAAATCAAAACTGAACGTATAATAGCCTGACCAAAAAATAGGCTTGCGAAATCAAGCTTTAATATGTCTTAAATGACAGTTTTCATTGTTTTCTGATAATTTTATATTCCTGAACTTATTACAGTTCCTTCCAGCCCATGTATGTGAGAACCTATAATCAACTCGGACCGCTGCAGACGGTGACTGTTTGCTACCTACTACAAATAGTGGCTTGTTACCGCTGAAAGCTCAGCTAATTTTTAAAAACGAACATGAAACATCTGTTCCTCActtgagtaatttttttcttgtgtccacATTGTTTATGCGTCGTTTCATCTGCAATGTAAACTCAACTCACGGTAATTCTAACGGCTTGGAGCCAGATATTTCTGTATATTACCCGACATTGAGTTACACAAAATTGGAGATGAAATAAGAACCTAATTTCATTAACGTAGTACAACCGATGGGGTGGTTTGATTTccaaaggcgaaacttaagctaTACGTGTGGGTACTGTTCATTGAAAAGATGTTTTAAAATCTTGCCAGCTCAGCGTCCGCCTCCCACAGCGTGCTATCTGGTCCTTCGCCTTCTGCTGCTTCGTGTAATTCACTTTCACTGGAGCTGTCGAAGTCATCAGTGCTGCAGCGAGTCTCAAGTGTGTCCGAATGCAGTTCACATGACTCGTCAAAATCCATAGGGACGCTTTCAGCCTGTATAAAGTCTCGGGACGGAGCAACGGTGTGCCTGCAAAAGCATTGCTTTCGCAGCTCTCACAGTCTCTACCTGGGAGCACGTTCATAGATGTTCCGCAGAGCGGTGTCCTGCGGATCGGTCATCACCGTCGGTATCGGCCGACGTCTTGGCACGCGATGGCTTGAGCGAACCGGCACTTCAATTTCTAAATTCCAAAGGTATGCGTTATACTTCTTTTTGGTGTCATACCCGCGCGTTTGTTTGGAACAAGAGATGCTCAGTCTAGCCCGAAGGCGCTCGCGGATCGCTCGATGTGACTTCGAATGTGACCAATGAACTCCTTCCTGGAAATAGACAGCACACGTCgtttatatgaaaaaaaaaatcagaatgtGTTCAATCCACAATGCGAGTGATTGTTTATATACGAGGCATTACTTGCATTATTAAGCAGGTTGAATGACGATGTATCAATAGTCGGAAACTCGTCCCTCTAGTCATAGGAACTTAATCGTAGTGCTGAAACGCCTTATAATGGGTCAGTCATTCTCCTGGTCTCCGCTGAAGGTTTTCCGCCGCCACAGGCTCTTTCTTAGGCGAGAGGGAATGTAGCGCTATAGTCAGCAAGCGTAAAGAACCACAAGGGCAGCTGCTAactagaaacaaaaaaaaatattttgcgacg
This region of Dermacentor silvarum isolate Dsil-2018 chromosome 5, BIME_Dsil_1.4, whole genome shotgun sequence genomic DNA includes:
- the LOC119454275 gene encoding uncharacterized protein LOC119454275, yielding MCVQFVNFNVFAEAEDPPRGASVTERVAAAPVFQHPVRPPRRQRPRRVDTLTTMSQCVRSFEQGDEMLQVLRRIEEFTTRLAVAAERTAAAQEGILEQVCSTARDIGSHLDQERNCMKINCSIAKINLPQVPMPPPSTLAGLRSGAL